A portion of the Paenibacillus sp. PvR098 genome contains these proteins:
- a CDS encoding nucleotide excision repair endonuclease, giving the protein MINITIPTPDVTITKQIAPELSNIYGFTDFHLIPRDKGGIFMFFNDNDELLLVGKARKLRPRIKKHFEDTVSPIKNNRNEVSKIDVCMVEDPVDREIYETYIINELKAKYNIDKVLYR; this is encoded by the coding sequence CTGATAAACATAACCATTCCAACACCGGATGTCACCATTACCAAACAGATTGCTCCCGAGCTAAGTAATATTTACGGGTTTACAGATTTTCACCTGATTCCTAGAGATAAGGGTGGTATTTTTATGTTTTTCAACGACAATGATGAACTACTGCTTGTAGGCAAAGCGAGGAAGCTAAGACCAAGAATAAAAAAACATTTCGAGGATACCGTCTCCCCGATCAAAAACAATAGAAACGAAGTAAGTAAAATTGATGTTTGTATGGTTGAGGACCCCGTTGATAGAGAAATATACGAGACCTATATCATTAATGAATTGAAGGCAAAATATAATATAGATAAAGTGTTATACAGATAA